DNA from Bradyrhizobium diazoefficiens USDA 110:
AGCAGCGGCACGCTGAAGCACTGTTGCAGCGGATGTGCTCGCGGTGTCACGCGGTCGGGAAGACCGGCACGAGCCCGAACAAGGTGGCGCCGCCGTTTCGCCGCCTCGGCGAGAACAAGCTCTACGATCCCGATTTCATGCAGCGCCTTCAGGACGGCTACAGCAGCATTCACCGCTTCATGCCGACGTTTCGATTCGGCCGCGACGACGCCGAGGCCGTGGTAAACTACCTCAGAGCGATTCAGGAGCCGCAGAAGCCGAAATAGCCATCGGCTTTGGCTGGAACCATCCCGGGTCGGATCAAGTTGCGAACGAGCAACTGCGCCTCAACCGAACACGATTACCATGTCGTCCGCC
Protein-coding regions in this window:
- a CDS encoding c-type cytochrome, which codes for MKRFVPVLLAVVVLWSTGSQAMDFEQRHAEALLQRMCSRCHAVGKTGTSPNKVAPPFRRLGENKLYDPDFMQRLQDGYSSIHRFMPTFRFGRDDAEAVVNYLRAIQEPQKPK